One Tachypleus tridentatus isolate NWPU-2018 chromosome 3, ASM421037v1, whole genome shotgun sequence DNA window includes the following coding sequences:
- the LOC143246498 gene encoding solute carrier family 23 member 1-like — MMIFAVRGKFGAFLNTIPEPIIGGIICVMFAIVTGVVLSNVQFIDLHSSRNSCILGLSLFMGITIPKWFNGHQGATDVGNDVVNQLITVLLDTSVFVGGLIAFVLDNSILGKGTFLRKLVNKPNTFQCDL; from the exons ATGATGATTTTTGCAGTTAGGGGGAAATTTGGAGCCTTCCTAAATACTATTCCTGAACCCATTATTGGTGGAATCATATGTGTTATGTTTGCAATTGTAACGGGAGTTGTATTATCCAATGTCCAATTTATCGACCTTCACTCATCGAGAAATAGTTGTATCCTTGGGTTATCTTTATTTATGGGGATTACCATTCCAAAGTGGTTTAACGGCCATCAAGGTGCTACTGATGTAG GTAATGACGTAGTAAACCAACTCATTACAGTTCTATTGGACACCAGTGTATTTGTTGGTGGACTCATTGCGTTTGTGTTAGACAATTCCATACTAGGAAAGGGAACATTCCTTCGAAAGCTCGTGAATAAACCGAATACTTTTCAATGTGATTTGTAA